In Halorientalis sp. LT38, a genomic segment contains:
- a CDS encoding DUF7288 family protein yields the protein MGAAPDERGQAFTLEGLIGAIVLLTAVLFALQAINAVPTDDDGGPGAEAEVSAQADDALRMAARNDTFGLSELIRYYAPAQEQYYGAVGSRVGYGDGTPPGQVGRILESTITEQGRTYNLRIRYRNESLSNGWESTPIVRRGEPDETAVRATYTITLYDNQTLTAPTTSGIELQEISSRRGGSGGYYPVPNAVDGPVYNVVEVRLTVW from the coding sequence ATGGGGGCCGCGCCCGACGAGCGGGGACAGGCCTTCACCCTGGAGGGGCTCATCGGGGCCATCGTCCTCCTGACGGCCGTGCTGTTCGCGTTACAGGCCATCAACGCGGTCCCGACCGACGACGACGGCGGTCCCGGAGCGGAGGCCGAGGTGTCGGCCCAGGCCGACGACGCGTTGCGGATGGCGGCACGGAACGACACGTTCGGCCTCTCGGAGCTGATTCGGTACTACGCGCCCGCCCAGGAGCAGTACTACGGGGCGGTCGGGAGCCGCGTCGGCTACGGCGACGGGACGCCACCGGGACAGGTCGGCCGGATCCTCGAGTCGACGATCACCGAGCAGGGCCGAACCTACAACCTCCGGATCAGGTACCGGAACGAGTCGCTCTCGAACGGCTGGGAGTCGACGCCCATCGTCAGGCGCGGTGAACCCGACGAGACCGCCGTCCGGGCGACGTACACGATCACGCTGTACGACAACCAGACGCTCACCGCCCCGACGACGTCCGGGATCGAACTCCAGGAGATCAGCTCGCGTCGCGGTGGCAGCGGGGGCTACTATCCCGTGCCGAACGCCGTCGACGGACCGGTGTACAACGTCGTG
- a CDS encoding DUF7287 family protein, whose product MRTDRDGGVTAGRLRGDRRGQTLQDFLLGVSLFLVTTMFVLSLLPGYLSPYTVGVGGDEEAQADRVAQTLVSNLSVALDDPTLSTSTLDTVLALEQDEIRERYALPPTARVSISVRTVPNGSVVRAGGAPLTNDLNRTSGSVASASRLVELRGTSCDPVCRLVVEVW is encoded by the coding sequence ATGAGAACAGATCGAGACGGCGGGGTGACGGCCGGACGGCTCCGGGGGGACCGGCGCGGACAGACGCTACAGGATTTCCTCCTGGGGGTGTCGCTGTTCCTCGTGACGACGATGTTCGTCCTCAGTCTCCTGCCGGGGTACCTGTCGCCGTACACGGTCGGCGTCGGCGGGGACGAGGAGGCCCAGGCGGACAGGGTCGCACAGACGCTGGTCTCGAACCTCTCGGTTGCGCTGGACGACCCCACCCTGTCGACGAGCACCCTCGACACGGTGCTGGCCCTCGAGCAAGACGAGATCCGGGAGCGGTACGCGCTCCCACCGACGGCACGGGTCAGTATCTCCGTCCGGACGGTGCCGAACGGGTCCGTCGTCAGGGCCGGTGGCGCCCCGCTCACGAACGACCTGAACCGGACCAGCGGGTCGGTCGCGAGCGCGAGCCGACTCGTCGAACTCCGCGGGACGAGCTGCGATCCGGTGTGTCGGCTCGTGGTGGAGGTGTGGTGA